The following proteins are encoded in a genomic region of Amphiura filiformis chromosome 11, Afil_fr2py, whole genome shotgun sequence:
- the LOC140164286 gene encoding vacuolar protein sorting-associated protein 33B-like produces MASFSGGKQQSFPNQEKFPDLLELKQLAKDHLVYLLQSIPEQKDLVIDPGLMRPLDRIAGAQLLKSHGVDKIFKLDAPKLEVGGDVRMFLIRPTVDNAKFIAGQINWDKKMGRNRRYKILFVPRKLYVCEMILEEEGVFGDVTCDEFKLDLIPLDRDILSLELPDFFPGFFLEGDQTWLHTVASSIVNLQSLFGTIPHVYYQGRCSQMVWELANRLESLQDHPRDANQKEIGHIFLMDRDVDYVSALCTQTTYEGLVDETFGIRSGYCEFTPEVTGTGKSLRLLLDYNDMIFEEIRSRHISNVFGYLSTQAKFVQSGYEKGRSLGTSGDIRDMKQFVRNELKDLKQQFKSLSIHIGACESIMNSKSKQLSFEEHLQTEHSILEGVGTKDSITFIEEEIDQQKSATTTLRLMCLLSLTQNGLPTKDFRNLQTHYLHSHGHEQMLTFMNLRKLGLYTEQVTAEVSKMSVKDVKTKLADKVKKTAFKGLCKKFNLIPKAGEVNLKNPDDMSFVYSGAYVPLSCKLIEQVLARGGWAGLDDVSKQLPGTSYAEHKVLSARGTAGNGVVPEMPCDKIVLVYFLGGITFAEIAALKLLGKMKGYQFIFATTSIINGDELIKSVMDNTTY; encoded by the exons ATGGCGTCTTTCAGCGGAGGTAAACAGCAAAGTTTTCCCAACCAGGAAAAATTTCCTGACTTGCTGGAACTCAAGCAACTTGCTAAAGACCATCTAGTATATCTCCTACAATCG ATACCAGAACAGAAGGATCTTGTCATTGATCCAGGCTTAATGAGACCACTTGATAGGATTGCAGGGGCACAACTACTAAAG AGTCATGGCGTTGACAAGATATTCAAGTTGGATGCACCCAAGCTAGAAGTTGGAGGAGATGT ACGCATGTTTCTGATTAGACCAACAGTGGACAATGCTAAATTCATAGCTG GTCAGATCAATTGGGACAAGAAGATGGGAAGGAATAGAAGATACAAGATATTGTTTGTACCAAGGAAG TTATATGTGTGTGAAATGATCTTGGAAGAAGAAGGTGTTTTTGGAG ATGTGACATGTGATGAATTCAAGCTGGATTTGATTCCATTAGACAGAGATATTCTCTCATTAGAACTACCGGATTTCTTCCCTGGATTCTTTCTG GAAGGTGACCAGACCTGGTTGCACACCGTAGCATCATCCATAGTCAATCTGCAGTCATTATTTGGTACCATTCCTCACGTTTACTACCAAGGAAGATGTTCACAG ATGGTATGGGAACTAGCCAATAGATTAGAATCCTTACAAGACCACCCTAGAGATGCTAACCAGAAAGAAATAGGCCATATATTCCTAATGGACAGGGATGTTGACTATGTCTCAGCATTATGTACACAGACTACATATGAGGGTCTTGTGGATGAGACATTTGGTATAAGGAGTG GTTACTGTGAGTTCACACCTGAGGTGACAGGGACTGGAAAAAGTCTACGTTTGCTACTAGATTATAATGATATG ATATTTGAAGAAATCCGCAGCCGTCACATATCCAATGTGTTTGGTTACCTGAGTACTCAAGCTAAATTTGTACAGTCAGGTTATGAG AAAGGGCGTAGCTTGGGAACAAGTGGCGATATTAGGGACATGAAGCAGTTTGTTAGGAATGAATTGAAAGATCTCAAGCAGCAGTTCAAGTCTCTCAGTATTC ATATTGGTGCTTGTGAAAGTATTATGAATTCAAAAAGTAAACAACTCAGCTTTGAAGAACATCTACAAACTGAACACA GTATCTTAGAAGGTGTTGGTACCAAAGATAGCATTACATTTATTGAGGAGGAAATAGACCAGCAG AAATCAGCTACCACAACTCTCAGACTCATGTGTCTACTATCGCTCACACAAAATG GACTTCCCACCAAAGATTTCCGTAACCTACAAACTCACTATCTACACAGCCATGGCCATGAGCAGATGCTGACCTTCATGAATCTACGTAAACTGGGTCTGTACACAGAACAGGTTACTGCTGAGGTATCCAAGATGTCTGTCAAAGATGTCAAGACTAAACTGGCAGACAAGGTCAAGAAGACGGCTTTCAAAGGATTATGCAAGAAATTTAACTTG atcCCAAAAGCAGGTGAGGTGAATTTGAAGAATCCAGATGACATGTCATTTGTATATAGCGGTGCTTATGTACCGCTAAGCTGCAAACTCATTGAACAG GTTCTTGCCAGAGGGGGATGGGCAGGGCTAGATGATGTCAGTAAACAGTTGCCTGGGACGTCATATGCAGAACACAAAGTGCTGTCAGCAAGAG GTACAGCGGGTAATGGAGTTGTCCCAGAGATGCCGTGTGATAAAATAGTCTTGGTTTACTTTCTTGGTGGTATCACATTTGCTGAAATAGCTGCACTCAAGTTACTAGGCAAAATGAAAG GATACCAGTTTATTTTTGCTACCACATCCATCATAAATGGTGATGAACTCATCAAATCTGTCATGGACAATACTACTTACTAA